The Arachis hypogaea cultivar Tifrunner chromosome 16, arahy.Tifrunner.gnm2.J5K5, whole genome shotgun sequence genome contains a region encoding:
- the LOC112757712 gene encoding uncharacterized protein — protein MPRYESYTQFNTKRDDIIKKILNSKLIKPPRKAGSYPEPKNIDKSKYCTFHQKYGHTTDECVIAKDLLERLARQGHLDKFISGHIQKKTVTTTEQPPIGQSSSAKDKEKAPTQPRGIINCISGGYAGGGSTSSARKRTYRAMLALSDTTNNPQQSQDLPEITFRSTDFICKDANLDDHVVISIQLGDLIVRKVLLDPESSADVLFFTTFEKMKLSTNILQPSIGDLVGFSGERDKVIATVHGDLQEARHCYNASLKPVKRGAEQRINSIHADQPTLAELDPRADFEDRPMPNEDVTKVSLTDDPTKFTFIGASTKGEERDKLVHFLKQNADLFAWTPADMPGIDPSVITHKLAINPAAQPVSQKKRNLGTEKRLASMAEAKKLIDAQFIREIRFTTWLANVVMVRKSNGKWRMCVDFTDLNKACPKDAYPLPCIDTLVDNSCGYGTLSFMDAYSGYNQILMHPSDQEKTAFITEYGNYCYNVMPFGLKNAGTTYQRLMNKVFAQQIGRNIEVYVDDMVAKTKTGQSHIADLTEIFGQIRAYNMRLNPEKCAFGVRGGKFLGFILTSRGIEANPEKCKAVLDMTSPVTIKEVQRLTGRLAALSRFLPCLAAKSANFFRCLRKNTTFQWDEECEVAFQSLKQFLSKPPILQKPKIGETLYLYLSITDTAISSVLVTEDERGQLPVYFISKSLQNAELHYPRLEKLAYALVFSARRLRPYFQSHTINVRTTQPLRQILAKPELAGRLIKWSIELSKFDIQYQPRGSVKSQYLADFLAEFTGPSPKTQNTQWLLFVDGASNLQGSGAGILLENPEELVIEYSLRFSFKASNNQAEYEALIAGLRLAVELHVSELKVYCDSLLVVQQNLKIKQHFSSVEHPQSNGLAEAANKVLLQALKKKVDNAKGLWAELVPEILWGYNATAHSTTKETPFHLVYGSEAMMPIEVSHNSLRVEADEHTQARQAELDLIEKATWYYERLKMSENLPPMESSQQLGTALTEYMKSSEGELISWKDWMAQGYQTLGMLDP, from the exons ATGCCCCGTTACGAGTCATATACCCAGTTCAACACAAAGCGGGACGACATCatcaaaaaaatattgaattcGAAGCTAATTAAGCCACCCCGTAAAGCCGGCAGCTACCCTGAGCCGAAAAATATTGACAAGTCCAAGTATTGCACTTTTCATCAGAAATATGGTCACACGACTGATGAGTGTGTAATCGCAAAAGATCTCTTGGAACGTCTAGCAAGACAGGGCCACCTTGACAAATTTATTTCAGGTCATATTCAAAAAAAGACGGTGACGACTACCGAACAACCTCCCATAGGCCAGTCATCATCAGCAAAGGACAAAGAAAAAGCCCCTACTCAGCCCAGGGGTATAATCAATTGCATCTCGGGAGGATATGCTGGGGGCGGAAGCACAAGCTCGGCCAGGAAGCGTACCTATAGAGCGATGTTGGCACTTTCAGACACCACCAACAATCCCCAACAAAGTCAAGATCTCCCAGAGATAACCTTTCGCTCAACCGACTTTATTTGTAAAGATGCAAACCTAGATGATCATGTAGTCATCTCTATTCAGTTAGGCGATCTAATCGTTCGAAAGGTCCTCCTAGACCCAGAAAGTAGCGCCGACGTTTTATTCTTTACTACATTTGAAAAAATGAAACTAAGTACTAATATTTTGCAGCCATCTATTGGAGATCTTGTAGGCTTTTCAGGAGAACGG GATAAAGTAATAGCCACGGTCCATGGTGACCTTCAAGAAGCTCGGCATTGCTATAATGCGAGCCTGAAGCCTGTGAAGAGAGGGGCTGAACAACGAATCAACTCTATACATGCCGATCAACCGACCTTAGCCGAGTTAGATCCCAGAGCTGATTTTGAAGATCGTCCTATGCCAAATGAAGATGTAACAAAGGTTTCATTGACCGATGATCCAACAAAATTCACCTTTATTGGAGCATCCACAAAGGGAGAAGAAAGGGATAAGCTCGTCCACTTTTTAAAACAGAATgccgatctcttcgcatggaccCCTGCAGATATGCCAGGCATCGACCCGTCAGTGATCACACACAAACTTGCGATAAACCCGGCAGCCCAACCAGTATCTCAGAAAAAAAGGAACCTCGGAACTGAGAAAAGGCTCGCCTCAATGGCCGAAGCCAAAAAGCTCATTGACGCCCAATTCATCCGTGAGATCAGGTTCACAACGTGGTTAGCCAATGTTGTAATGGTAAGAAAAAGTAACggtaagtggcgcatgtgcgtcgactttacagACTTAAATAAGGCTTGTCCCAAAGACGCCTACCCTTTACCATGCATTGATACCTTAGTTGATAATTCTTGTGGTTACGGTACTTTGAGTTTCATGGATGCgtattctggttataaccagattctCATGCATCCatcagaccaagagaaaacagcctTTATAACCGAATATGGTAATTATTGTTACAAcgtaatgccttttggtttaaagaatgCAGGGACAACGTATCAGCGGCTGATGAACAAGGTATTTGCGCAGCAGATAGGTCGAAATATCGAGGTATACGTGGATGATATGGTCGCTAAGACAAAGACAGGACAATCTCACATTGCCGACCTTACTGAAATCTTCGGCCAAATCCGAGCTTACAATATGAGGCTCAATCCTGAGAAGTGTGCCTTTGGCGTCCGTGGGGGGAAATTTCTCGGGTTCATCCTCACCAgtagaggaattgaagcaaatccagaaaaATGCAAGGCCGTTCTTGACATGACCAGTCCCGTAACAATAAAAGAGGTTCAAAGATTAACAGGGAGATTAGCAGCTTTGTCGAGATTCTTACCATGTCTAGCAGCAAAATCAGCCAACTTTTTTCGGTGCTTACGGAAAAATACAACCTTTCAGTGGGATGAGGAATGCGAAGTCGCATTTCAAAGTTTAAAACAATTTCTCTCTAAACCCCCTATTCTGCAAAAGCCTAAGATCGGCGAAACTTTATATTTGTATTTGTCAATTACTGATACAGCAATTAGTTCTGTTCTTGTTACAGAGGATGAGAGGGGTCAACTGCCGGTTTACTTTATCAGCAAATCCTTGCAGAATGCCGAGCTTCACTATCCGAGGCTAGAAAAGCTCGCCTATGCCCTGGTTTTCTCTGCAAGACGGCTTCGACCCTACTTCCAAAGCCATACAATTAATGTCAGAACCACGCAACCATTACGCCAGATACTCGCCAAACCCGAACTAGCAGGGAGGTTGATTAAGTGGTCCATTGAGCTGTCCAAATTCGATATCCAGTATCAACCTCGCGGATCTGTCAAGTCCCAATACCTGGCTGATTTTTTAGCCGAGTTTACCGGACCAAGCCCAAAGACACAAAACACACAGTGGTTGCTGTTCGTCGATGGCGCCTCCAACCTTCAAGGATCAGGAGCAGGAATTCTTCTAGAAAATCCAGAAGAACTTGTCATAGAATACTCTCTCCGATTTTCATTTAAAGCCAGCAATAACCAGGCTGAATATGAAGCTCTGATCGCCGGACTCAGGTTAGCCGTCGAATTACATGTTTCTGAATTAAAAGTTTACTGTGACTCATTGCTAGTGGTCCAACAG AATCTAAAAATAAAGCAACACTTTTCCTCCGTAGAGCATCCACAATCAAATGGGTTGGCGGAGGCAGCAAATAAAGTCCTCTTACAGGCTCTAAAGAAGAAAGTAGACAACGCTAAAGGCTTATGGGCTGAACTCGTCCCAGAAATATTGTGGGGATATAATGCTACAGCACACTCAACAACCAAGGAGACACCATTCCATTTGGTATATGGCTCGGAAGCCATGATGCCAATTGAAGTCTCGCACAACTCCCTGCGGGTAGAAGCTGACGAACACACACAAGCTCGTCAAGCCGAGCTGGACCTCATTGAAAAA GCGACCTGGTACTACGAAAGACTGAAGATGTCCGAAAACCTTCCTCCCATGGAAAGCTCGCAGCAACTTGGGACGGCCCTTACAGAATACATGAAGTCCTCGGAAGGGGAGCTTATCAGTTGGAAAGATTGGATGGCACAAGGTTACCAAACACTTGGAATGTTAGATCCCTAA
- the LOC112757710 gene encoding uncharacterized protein: protein MVYPPNFKPRFNKKNPVLNCMTAADASEDINDNLSVHQLVRSEPTINEFTPEQREALLALLSRQDQSHSQSISQISAKNNLSPHNGKMVHILHFESDVMALNISTQKHKPWVIDTSAMDHVSYSLADFQNYFKIDPIVVRLPNGALTTSCIMGTVVFSDDLYLTNALFIPTFNFKLISVSKLTASLHCKMSFTDKDCEIQDLHTLRMIGAASNVDGLYILHKEIKILPHITAISRNHIPGSLWHARLGHPSHDRLVALQNFTGITHQRTCVETPQQNGIVERKHQHILAVARALMTHAHLPKSFWNYSVGHVKVVIPTTKSLLTFQQTHLITLTIAFCTDDVSQQNLNTQIDEAPHDLSDSEDILPYAEIHDHVDTGSALASASHEESPNSSHVPCQIVPKIAGLIAQRYPISNVLSYSRLSPMHLAFSLAIQNLEPKSYEDAITQVCWREAIQAKLLALEENKTWKLTSLPFGKKVIGCKWVFCTKYHPDGTVERHKARLVAKDFTQVAGIDYRDTFSPVIKLGTLRIMLAIAAVKG, encoded by the exons ATGGTTTATCCACCAAACTTCAAGCCTCGGTTTAATAAGAAAAATCCTGTTCTTAATTGTATGACAGCAGCTGATGCTTCTGAGGATATTAATGACAATCTCAGTGTTCATCAACTGGTAAGGAGTGAACCGACCATTAATGAATTTACTCCAGAGCAAAGAGAAGCGCTTCTAGCATTGCTCAGCAGACAAGATCAATCTCATTCTCAAAGCATTAGCCAGATTTCAGCCAAAAATAATCTTTCACCTCATAACGGTAAAATGGTGCATATTTTGCATTTTGAATCTGATGTCATGGCTCTAAACATTTCAACTCAAAAACACAAGCCTTGGGTTATAGACACTAGTGCTATGGACCATGTGTCATATTCCTTGGcagattttcaaaattatttcaaGATAGATCCTATTGTTGTTAGATTACCCAATGGTGCTCTCACAACAAGCTGCATTATGGGAACTGTTGTGTTTTCTGATGACCTTTACCTTACAAATGCATTGTTCATCCCTACCTTCAATTTTAAACTCATTTCAGTTTCAAAGCTCACTGCATCACTGCATTGTAAAATGAGTTTTACTGACAAAGATTGTGAGATCCAGGATCTGCACACTTTGAGGATGATTGGTGCAGCTAGTAATGTTGATGGTCTCTACATTCTGCACAAGGAAATCAAGATTCTCCCTCATATCACAGCAATTTCTCGCAACCACATTCCAGGCTCCTTGTGGCATGCTAGACTAGGGCATCCATCACATGATAGGCTAGTTGCATTACAAAA CTTTACTGGTATTACACACCAAAGAACTTGTGTGGAGACGCCGCAACAGAATGGGATTGTTGAGCGTAAGCATCAACACATTCTTGCTGTGGCTCGTGCTCTCATGACTCATGCTCATTTGCCAAAATCATTTTGGAATTATAGTGTTGGACatgtgaaggttgtg attccaacaacaaAGTCACTTCTAACTTTCCAGCAAACACATCTCATTACTTTGACTATAGCTTTCTGCACG GATGATGTAAGTCAGCAAAATTTAAATACTCAAATTGATGAAGCACCTCATGATTTAAGTGATAGTGAAGATATCTTGCCTTATGCAGAAATTCATGATCATGTAGACACAGGTTCTGCATTAGCATCTGCATCACATGAGGAATCACCAAATTCTTCTCATGTCCCTTGTCAAATTGTGCCTAAAATTGCTGGG CTCATTGCTCAAAGGTATCCAATCTCAAATGTTTTGTCCTACTCTAGACTTTCTCCTATGCATCTTGCATTCTCTCTTGCTATTCAAAATTTGGAGCCCAAAAGCTATGAGGATGCTATAACTCAAGTTTGTTGGCGAGAGGCTATTCAAGCTAAACTACTTGCTTTGGAGGAAAACAAGACATGGAAGCTAACCTCGTTGCCATTTGGTAAGAAAGTAATTGGTTGCAAATGGGTATTTTGTACCAAATATCACCCTGACGGAACGGTTGAAAGGCACAAGGCCAGGCTTGTTGCCAAGGATTTCACCCAAGTAGCTGGTATTGACTACAGAGACACATTTAGTCCTGTAATAAAGCTAGGAACATTGAGAATCATGTTGGCTATTGCAGCAGTCAAGGGTTAG
- the LOC112754102 gene encoding transcription factor SPEECHLESS, whose protein sequence is METEKLPAMDNNTLLSETFLNTREFGGEDLFSILESLEDFNSPPPPPPRKRQKVTASASEDGQERVLSSHITVERNRRKQMNHHLSVLRSLMPSFYVKRGDQASIIGGVVDYINELQQVLQCLEAKKHRKVFYTDNVLSPRLIIPSPKLSPRKPPLSPRILTLPPISPRTPQPGSPWLHSIEPSPSSSGSSAMNDNMNELVANSKSVIADVEVKFCGPHVLVKTVSPRIPGQAMRIVSALQDLALEILHLTITTSDETMLYSFTIKIGIECQLSAEELAQHIQQTFC, encoded by the exons ATGGAAACAGAGAAGCTTCCAGCAATGGATAATAACACCTTACTATCTGAAACTTTCTTGAACACAAGAGAGTTTGGTGGAGAGGATCTGTTTTCCATTTTAGAGAGCCTTGAAGACTTCAAtagtcctcctcctcctcctccaaggAAGAGACAGAAGGTTACTGCATCAGCATCCGAAGATGGACAAGAAAGGGTATTATCGTCACATATAACTGTTGAGCGCAACCGGAGAAAGCAAATGAATCACCATTTGTCTGTCTTGAGGTCACTTATGCCCTCTTTTTATGTCAAACGA GGAGATCAAGCATCAATAATTGGAGGTGTAGTTGATTACATCAACGAATTACAGCAAGTTCTACAATGCCTAGAGGCCAAGAAACACAGAAAGGTATTTTACACAGATAACGTACTAAGCCCAAGACTAATTATTCCAAGCCCAAAATTAAGCCCAAGAAAACCGCCACTAAGCCCAAGAATACTAACCCTCCCGCCCATTAGTCCAAGAACTCCACAACCTGGAAGCCCATGGTTGCACTCCATCGagccttctccttcttcttctggaTCATCCGCTATGAATGATAATATGAATGAGCTTGTTGCGAATTCAAAGTCGGTGATTGCTGACGTGGAGGTTAAGTTTTGCGGTCCGCATGTATTAGTGAAAACTGTGTCTCCAAGAATTCCTGGGCAAGCCATGAGGATAGTATCAGCGCTTCAAGACCTTGCTCTTGAGATTCTTCATCTCACCATTACCACTTCTGATGAAACCATGCTATACTCTTTCACTATTAAG ATTGGGATTGAATGCCAACTGAGTGCGGAAGAACTAGCTCAACATATCCAGCAAACATTCTGCTAA
- the LOC112757711 gene encoding uncharacterized protein translates to MAKKSGSGSGSGGVGTMDAQQFEAFFSQVAQIQSHLNKANSNQDLSSPYYILPSENPGIPITNVTLTGSNYSAWSKAMMNALYSKNKFEFVDGTIPKPKKTDPNFKAWQRCNTYVVAWINLSLSPNIYQSVLWNNIAYDLWNDLRHRYYQGDRFRVVELNEEIYALK, encoded by the coding sequence ATGGCTAAGAAATCAGGAAGCGGATCTGGATCTGGAGGTGTTGGCACAATGGATGCTCAGCAGTTTGAGGCATTTTTCAGTCAAGTTGCGCAGATCCAGAGTCATCTCAACAAGGCAAATTCGAATCAAGACCTTTCAAGTCCTTACTATATTTTGCCGTCTGAAAATCCAGGTATACCTATTACCAATGTCACACTTACCGGTTCAAATTATAGTGCTTGGAGCAAAGCAATGATGAACGCACTTTATTCGAAGAACAAATTCGAATTTGTTGATGGCACCATTCCTAAGCCTAAGAAAACAGATCCAAATTTTAAGGCGTGGCAACGTTGTAACACGTATGTAGTAGCCTGGATTAATCTCTCCCTGAGCCCTAACATATATCAGAGTGTTTTATGGAATAATATAGCTTATGATTTGTGGAATGATCTTAGGCATCGGTACTACCAAGGAGACAGGTTTAGAGTAGTTGAGTTAAATGAGGAGATTTATGCGCTCAAATAG